From the Blastocatellia bacterium genome, the window GCAAGATCGTCGGTCATGAGCAGATCAAAGCGCGATTGAAAACGGCGCTACTCCAGCAGCGGCTCGCGCCTGCGTTGATCTTCGTTGGACCGACTGGTGTTGGCAAGCGGTTGTGCGCGCTCGCGCTGGCAAAGGCCGTCAATTGTGAACGCGCTGATGGCGATAGTTGCGACCGTTGCGCTGCCTGTCGCAAGATCGCTGCCGGCACTCATCTGGACGTGAAGATGGTGGAGCCGGAGGGCGCGTTTATCAAAGTGGCACAAATTCGCCAACTCGTCGAAGACGCCAACTACAAGCCATTTGAGGGACGTCGCCGCGTGTTCATCATAGACCCGGCTGACGCCATGAATGAGACGGCGGCCAATGCATTATTGAAAACGCTGGAAGAGCCGCCAGAAGATTCATTGCTGATTTTGATCAGCGATAAGCTGCATGCGCTCTTGCCGACCATTCGCTCCCGCTGCCAGATTCAACTATTTACTCCGCTCAGCACAGAAGAAGTGGAGGCGTTCTTGCGCCGGTTTGATGCCCGCGCGGAAGCAGATATTCAATTGACGGCGCGGCTGGCCGCCGGTTGCATCGGCCGAGCCCTGGATGTGGACCTGGTTGTTTATCGCGAGCAACGCAAAGAGACCATCGAGCTACTGAAGCTGCTGGGCGCGTCGAGCCAGCGTGCGCGATTGATCCGCGCCGCTGAATATCTGGGCAAAAAACTCAGCCGCGATGAGTTCCAGAAGCGACTCGATATTTTGTACCTGGTCTTGAGAGACCTGTTTCACCTGCTCGTGGAAGGCCCGACGGCCGACGTGACCAATATAGATATTGCGCCTACGCTCCAGCAACTCGCCAGAGAGTGGTCGTTGACGCGGATTGAACAGTTCACTGCTCACCTGGAGACGCTGCAACGCAACCTCCAGCAAAACGTCCATCGGCAATTGGCGCTGGAAGAGATTTTCCTCGTGTCGCTGGCCTGAGCTGGACGTCACGATTCTGCCGACACTGCTGCTCTTGCCCAAGAACGGGGCCGTGCGACCTTGTCCGAATAACCTGCGAACGACGCGAGACCTAAAAATCCGAAATTCGAAGCACGAAATCCGAAACAAATCCGACATTCGGTGGTTGCGCTCTTCCGCAAATGTCTTTGTCTTGACGAACCGTTTGTTTTTCGAGTATGTTTCAAACCCGCGCGCACCCGTAGCTCAGCTGGATAGAGCGTTGGTCTACGAAACCAAAGGTCGGGTGTTCGAGCCACCCCGGGTGCGCCATTTTGATTCATGATTTTGCTTCCTCCATCGGTTAATCTTGCCAAGGCATGTATTGAACGAGAGGAAGCTTCATTGTTTCTTGATGCAATTCGTCACCTGGTTGATCATGATCTTCAGGTATGGCCTTTCATAATACGCTTCCGGCGGTTTTGAGAATTGTCACCATGAGCGATCACGACTGTCAGAGTGCCGCAGAGCTTTCACGGAGGTTTCAATGAACACAGACACCCGTTCAATTCATTGGTCATTATTTGTCTTGGCTGGCATAGTCACCATCATCGCGCTGCTGCCGGCGGCGTCGTTTAGTCAACAGAAGAAACCTGCGTCGCCGGACGTTAAGAAAAAAGAATTCAACCTGCGCTACACGGCACAAACGCGCACTGAGATGGCCAACATGCCGATACGGATGCCCTCCACCAGCACGACCGTTTACATCAAGGGGCGTCGGCACCGAGAGGAAGACCCACAGCGGCAACTGATCACCATCGAGCAATGCGATTTGCAGCAGTATGTCTACATCAACCAGCGCAATCAAACCTGCTTCCAAAAACCGTTCAGCGAGCAAGACCAACTGCCGGAAACGGTCGGTCCCATGCCGCCCGATCAAAACGAGCGTGAAGCGCCTCCGCCGCGGGGCAAGCCACGCAAAGGAGGGCTGGTCGTTATCGAAGGTGAGGTTACCGACACGGGCGAGCGCAAAGAGATGTTCGGGTTGAAAGCTCGACATATCATCTCCAAGCAAATCTTCGAGGCCAAGCCTGAGTCATGCAATCCGGGCCGGTTCGAGATGACGATGGATGTCTGGTTAGTTGACTTGCCTGAGTGGAGATGCCGCCACATAGAGAAACCGGCAGTGCGCATGCCGCCGGGACGGCCAACGCGACCGGATTGTCAGGACACAATGCGCGTCAACATGAAAGGCAATCCCGCTTTGCTTGACGGCTTTGAGCTGTACAGCAAAATAACCACCATTGTAGAGGGTCAGGCCGTATCGGTGATCTATGAAGTCACCGAGCTGTCGTTAGCCGAGCTTGATCCGGCGCTCTTTGAGAAGCCTGCCAATTGCCGCGAGATTCGGGATGAGCAAGCTTTCTGGAAGCAAGTGAAAAGCCCCGACGGTTTTTCCATCGCCGAGATGATGCGCGGCGCGCGCGAAGCGGCGGAAAAAGAAGCAGCCGGTGAGACAGCCATGAAACCGAAACGCGCCGGCATGGTGCGCGTCGGCGTCTCGTTGAAAGACCAGTCGGGCGCCAGTCTTGACATCGCCGAGCTTCGTCACCAGATGGTCTCGACCATCAACCAACGCAGCGGCGATGCGCTGGACGCTGTCCCGTTGCTCGCAACAGCGTCGCCCAGCCTACAAACGGAAGCCAGCAGCAAGCAGGTGGATTACATTTTGCTGGTAGATGTGCGGGAAGCTAAACCGGATACAGGCCGCAAACTGGGTGGCCTGTTGGGTCGCGCCGCTGGTGTGGATGTGAAAGATAAAACATCGGTCAAACTCGACTATCAGTGGATTCAGGCAAGCAACATGCAAACGCTCAGCAATCGCTCGTTGAGCGATAAAGTCACCGGGTCTGTCTCGGAAGCGATGGAGCAATTCTGTCGCAAGTCGGCTGAAGACGCGCTGAAGGAATTCTGGCGCATCCGGCGGTAACCTGAAGATCAGGTCATACGCTGAGTCGGGCAAGGCAACCAACATCAACGCTGGTTGGTGGCATGCTTCGAAGACTTGGCCCAAGCACGAAAGAAGTTCTGACAAGAACGCCAACATCAGCGTTGGTTGGCGTCGTCAGCCGTCTGCTGTCATCGTTTTCACCGGCGGTGCTATAATGCTCGGCCCTGAAATCACGAGGAGGTAAGGGACATTATGACAGCGCAGCCACTGGTGGGGATTATTATGGGCTCAACGTCGGATTGGCAGACGCTGGCTCATGCCGCCGAGACGCTGGAGCAGCTCGCCATCCCTTTTGAGGTGCGCGTGGTCTCGGCGCATCGCACGCCCGATTTGCTGTTCGAGTATGCCAGCTCAGCCGAACAGCGTGGCTTGGAAGTGATCATTGCCGGGGCGGGCGGCGCGGCGCATCTGCCGGGCATGACAGCCGCCAAAACGACGCTGCCTGTGCTCGGCGTGCCCGTTGAATCAAAATCGTTGCACGGCGTTGATTCATTGCTCTCGATTGTGCAGATGCCCGCCGGTGTGCCGGTGGGAACGCTGGCGATCGGTCGGGCTGGTGCTACCAATGCGGCTTTGCTGGCAGCGGCCATCCTGGGCAATAAGTACCCGGCGTATCGCGAGGCGCTGCGGCGCTATCGTCAAGCGCAAACCCAATCGGTGCTTGATCACCCTGATCCGCGGAGCGAAGCATGATCGTTGGCGTGCTCCGGTGTGAAGGCCAGCAAAGGTTTCACAAAGGCTGCGATCCTTGGAGAGAACTATGACTGTTGGCGTGCTGGGCGGTGGTCAACTTGGCCGCATGTTGGCGCTGGCCGGTTATCCACTCGGACTGCGCTTCCGATTTCTCGATCCCAAGCCAGACGCGCCAGTCGCCGGGCTGGCCGAACATGTGCGAGCCGCCTACGATGACGAACGCGCTCTCAGCGCATTTGCCGAAGCGCTGACGCTGGTCACTTATGAATTTGAAAATGTGCCTGTGCAGTCAGTTCGATTCCTGAGCCAGCACGTTCCGGTTTATCCGCCACCGCAGGCGCTGGAAGTGGCGCAAGATCGGCTTAATGAGAAAACGCTGTTTCGCTCCCTCGGCATCCCCACGTCGCCGTTTGCGCCGGTTGAGACGCTGGTTGATCTGCAACAATCGCTCAATGTCATTGGCTTGCCGGCGGTGCTCAAGACACGTCGCTTCGGCTATGATGGTAAAGGTCAGAGTGTGTTGCGCGAGCCGTCTGACGTGGATCGCGCATGGACGGCGTTGGGCGGCGAGCCGTTAATCCTGGAGGGTTTCGTGCCGTTTGAACGTGAGGTTTCGATCATCGCCGTGCGCCGTCGTAACGGTCAGACAGCGTTTTACCCGCTCGTAGAAAACCGGCATCATGATGGTATTTTGCGGCTCTCTTTAGCGCCCGCGCCCTGCCTGACGCCTGAGCTTCAACAGCGCGCCGAAGACAAAGCGCAGCGCATTTTGCAAGCCCTCGATTACGTCGGCGTGCTGGCGATAGAATTTTTCCAGCTCGATGGGCGTCTGCTGGCTAATGAGATGGCTCCGCGCGTGCACAATTCTGGGCATTGGACTATTGAAGGCGCTGAGACGAGCCAATTTGAAAACCATCTGCGGGCTATCCTCGACCTCCCACTCGGTTCCACGCAAGCAGTCGGCCACTCAGCGATGCTCAATTTAATCGGGACAATACCTCCGGTGAACGATGTGTTGGCTGT encodes:
- the purE gene encoding 5-(carboxyamino)imidazole ribonucleotide mutase, encoding MTAQPLVGIIMGSTSDWQTLAHAAETLEQLAIPFEVRVVSAHRTPDLLFEYASSAEQRGLEVIIAGAGGAAHLPGMTAAKTTLPVLGVPVESKSLHGVDSLLSIVQMPAGVPVGTLAIGRAGATNAALLAAAILGNKYPAYREALRRYRQAQTQSVLDHPDPRSEA
- a CDS encoding 5-(carboxyamino)imidazole ribonucleotide synthase translates to MERTMTVGVLGGGQLGRMLALAGYPLGLRFRFLDPKPDAPVAGLAEHVRAAYDDERALSAFAEALTLVTYEFENVPVQSVRFLSQHVPVYPPPQALEVAQDRLNEKTLFRSLGIPTSPFAPVETLVDLQQSLNVIGLPAVLKTRRFGYDGKGQSVLREPSDVDRAWTALGGEPLILEGFVPFEREVSIIAVRRRNGQTAFYPLVENRHHDGILRLSLAPAPCLTPELQQRAEDKAQRILQALDYVGVLAIEFFQLDGRLLANEMAPRVHNSGHWTIEGAETSQFENHLRAILDLPLGSTQAVGHSAMLNLIGTIPPVNDVLAVPDAHVHLYGKLPQPGRKLGHVTIRADAPELLQQRLNQLRSIVHSPV
- the holB gene encoding DNA polymerase III subunit delta', whose product is MSWSKIVGHEQIKARLKTALLQQRLAPALIFVGPTGVGKRLCALALAKAVNCERADGDSCDRCAACRKIAAGTHLDVKMVEPEGAFIKVAQIRQLVEDANYKPFEGRRRVFIIDPADAMNETAANALLKTLEEPPEDSLLILISDKLHALLPTIRSRCQIQLFTPLSTEEVEAFLRRFDARAEADIQLTARLAAGCIGRALDVDLVVYREQRKETIELLKLLGASSQRARLIRAAEYLGKKLSRDEFQKRLDILYLVLRDLFHLLVEGPTADVTNIDIAPTLQQLAREWSLTRIEQFTAHLETLQRNLQQNVHRQLALEEIFLVSLA